GGATTTTCAAATCGAAGAGAAGACGTTAGCAGGCATTTCAGCTTTTCATTTTTTACTGGAAAAAGTTTCTGTTGAACGAATTACAATTGAATTTGTCAAAATGCTTTTAGGGAAGAATAGAAAAGCTGGTTTGTATCCATTTATTCAAACAGAATGTTATCAATATTGTCCATGTCTGAAACAGGCTGGAGAAGCTTTATTAAATTTTTCGGAACTACCTAATCAACAAATTGCTGAAGAGAGTGAAGCATGGACATTGTTACTTCACAGTCTAAATTTAACTAAAGAAGCAGCACTCGTTTTTTTGAAAAGTTGGAAACTTTCTAATCATTTAATTCAAGAAGTCTGTCAGTTATCGAAAGGACTAAATTTCCGATTAAAAAAAGCATTTTCGATAGAAATGTTATACGAATTAGGACTGGAAAAAGCATTAATTGTTGAAAAACTACTTATTTATTATCATAAAGAAAGCCAGCCAGAATTAGTAAAACAACAATTTGCTCAATTACCGATTCATAATCGAAAGCAGTTGGCAATTACTGGCAAAGATTTATTAAACATTACAAATGGAAAGTCTGGCAAGTGGGTAGGAGAGTTATTAAGTTTAATTGAGTCACAGGTTTTACATGGTGATTTAATTAATACAACAGAAGAGTTAATCAGTTATGCAAAAAGCAAATTAGAAATGGAGGATAAGAAGGGTGATTTTTTCTAAAGAATATCTAGTGAATGAAAAAGATACAGCAAAAGAAATGAGATCTGGTGATCTTGAAGTATTAGCTACACCTAAAGTAGTAGCAATGGTAGAAAATACAGCAAAAGATTACTTGAATAATAAATTATCTGAGTATGAAACAAGTGTAGGAATAGCTATTGAATTAAATCATTTGAAACCTTCAATGGTTGGTGCTGTGATTCAAGTGAAACTGCTTGAAATTTCACAAAATAAAAATAAAACTTATTTTCAATTTGAAGTTTATGAGAACCAATGCTTAATAGCTAAAGGAACGCATACACGTGCTACTGTTATTACACAAGATTTTTTAACTAATTTAGAAAAAAAATAGCACTAATTTTTTAATTTTTTATTCTTTTTATTCATTACTTGAATTTACGGTAAAAAATTATGATAAACTGAAACTATAATTAAGAATAATTATAAATAGGAGGGATCTATGATGCAAAGAGAAATGACAGGATTAAAGTTTTATTTTAGAAATGATGAAACTTGGACGATCGATCGCCGTTATATTGGAGATCTTTGGATTAAACAAATTACTACAAGTTTTGGTCGTATAAAAGGAAGTGAATTTGTTGAAATTCATCCTTGTTCTAGCTTCAAAATTGAGATTTTTCAAGAAGGGGATCATGTACAGACACATGATATTAACTTAGGCGGTTTAGAACTTGGTATGTTCGCACGTGCATTAAAATATGAAGATATTGAAAGAATGGAAATTCTTTATAAAACAGGAACGCCAGATCTCATTTATTTCCCATATAAAGATAAAACCAATGAAGGATTGGATAACGTTTATCAATCAACAAAGGTTAGTGAAAAAACTAAAAATCTTTATATTGTGATTGATCCAAATAAAA
The genomic region above belongs to Melissococcus plutonius ATCC 35311 and contains:
- a CDS encoding CCA tRNA nucleotidyltransferase; amino-acid sequence: MKLTKLPIEFTEATPIIKKIQKGGYEAYFVGGSVRDVLLNKPIHDVDIASSAYPEEIKQLFRRTIDVGIEHGTVLVLHGSKQYEITTFRTESTYQDFRRPDTVTFVRSLSEDLKRRDFTINALALDRSGQVIDQFDGISDIENKVIRAVGDPKARFHEDALRMMRALRFASQLDFQIEEKTLAGISAFHFLLEKVSVERITIEFVKMLLGKNRKAGLYPFIQTECYQYCPCLKQAGEALLNFSELPNQQIAEESEAWTLLLHSLNLTKEAALVFLKSWKLSNHLIQEVCQLSKGLNFRLKKAFSIEMLYELGLEKALIVEKLLIYYHKESQPELVKQQFAQLPIHNRKQLAITGKDLLNITNGKSGKWVGELLSLIESQVLHGDLINTTEELISYAKSKLEMEDKKGDFF
- a CDS encoding thioesterase family protein; protein product: MIFSKEYLVNEKDTAKEMRSGDLEVLATPKVVAMVENTAKDYLNNKLSEYETSVGIAIELNHLKPSMVGAVIQVKLLEISQNKNKTYFQFEVYENQCLIAKGTHTRATVITQDFLTNLEKK